A single window of Rutidosis leptorrhynchoides isolate AG116_Rl617_1_P2 unplaced genomic scaffold, CSIRO_AGI_Rlap_v1 contig379, whole genome shotgun sequence DNA harbors:
- the LOC139883281 gene encoding uncharacterized protein → MACATTTRPTFFFHHLSHPKLHSTPPPPLFPKLTPITIQKCSSKLNYYALNSIDVSKEDNPTSSNQPDPTPQVELEVEEEGEETFDKRRLEEKFAVLNTGIYECRSCGFKYDESIGDPSYPIPPGFNFEKLPDDWRCSTCGAAKSFFQSKSVEIAGFAQNQQYGLGGNSLTSGQKTLLIYGTLLFFFALFLSGYFIQ, encoded by the coding sequence ATGGCTTGTGCAACAACAACCAGACCAACCTTCTTCTTCCATCATCTCTCTCATCCAAAACTCCATTCCACTCCACCACCGCCTCTCTTTCCCAAACTCACTCCGATCACAATCCAAAAATGTTCTTCAAAGTTGAATTACTATGCTTTAAACTCCATTGATGTCTCTAAAGAAGACAACCCGACTTCTTCAAACCAACCCGACCCAACACCTCAAGTAGAATTAGAagttgaagaagaaggagaagagacATTCGATAAACGGAGATTAGAGGAGAAATTCGCAGTTTTAAACACAGGAATCTACGAGTGTAGATCTTGTGGATTCAAATACGACGAATCGATTGGTGATCCATCGTACCCGATTCCACCTGGGTTCAATTTTGAGAAATTGCCTGATGATTGGAGATGCTCGACTTGTGGTGCTGCTAAGAGCTTCTTCCAGAGTAAGAGTGTGGAGATTGCTGGTTTTGCTCAGAATCAACAGTATGGTCTTGGAGGCAATTCCCTTACCTCTGGTCAAAAGACTTTGTTGATTTATGGGACATTGTTGTTCTTCTTTGCATTGTTCTTGTCTGGCTACTTTATACAATAG